The Afifella aestuarii DNA segment GCTGGAATGGGCGCGACAGGTTCCCAGGCCGGTGCCTTCGACTGCTTGACCGACTGGCGCTGCTTGGGGAGGGATTCGCCGGCGTGGCCCCCGGAGATGCGCCGAACCGCCTCCAGAAAGTCGACGCTCTCCATCTTCTGCACGAAATCGATCGCGTCGCCATGGGCGCCGCAGCCGAAGCAGTGGTAGAACTGCTTCTCGGCGCTGACGGTGAATGACGGCGTCTTCTCCTGGTGGAAAGGGCAGAGCCCCTCGAACTCCGAGCCGCTACCCTTCAGCTCGACATGGCGACCGACCACGTCAACGATATCGCCCCGCGCGGTGTCGATGGTGGCTTCGGAAAGGAGGCTCATGCGACCACCTCCGCTCCATGTGGACAGAACGCGGCCACAATCTCTGCCACGGCGCCGACGTCATTGACCGCTCGCACCTTGTGGCGAGGGGACTCCTGGAAGAGGACCTGGCCGCGCGGGGTCAGCATGACCACCGGCGCCTGATGGTCGAGCTGACGGACCACACCGTCGATGCTGCCGAGGTGGTAGCGGCGCCAGCCGCTCTCATGGCCGACAATGCCAACGCTATCGCGCCAGGTGACCGACATGCCCAGCACCCGCCAGATCCGCGCGCGGTCCCGTCGCCCCCCGAAGAAGCGGACCACCGTGTCTAGGAAATCCGTGTCAATGAAGCCTTCGCCGACGATCTCCCCCTCGTAGCCGAAGACCGGATAGTGAACCCAATGTCCCGACGATCGCCACTCGATCCACTCGGACGGGGCGGGCAGATGAACGTCAGAAATGAGCGAAATTGCTTGCGTTACGTCGGTAGTGAAGTTACCTTTCATAGTATAGAGCTCGTTCATGCCGCTGGTAACGGCGTGGATTCCGAAAGCCCGGCTTCCCTCAAAGCTGGGCTTTCTCATTTTTGGCCTCGGCGGATCTCCAGCCACGCGTCCAGGTCCTCGGTTTTCCACCCGATTGCATTGGTAGAGAGCCTAATCGGGGGCGGAAATTCTTCGCGCTTCCTCAGATTCTTGAGTGTGCTGAGCGAGACGCCGATGTAGGCGGCGGCTGCCTTTGTGCGCTTGATGCTGTCCGAATGGATCATCGGGTTGACCTCGCTTGTCTCCGAATGACCCTGGCAGCCTCGCATCACGACGCGCCGGCCTGCTGAACGATCGTCGCCATTTGCAGGACGAGCAGCAGCGTCGCGCTGGTGAGGAGCATGGTTTGAGTGATGCGAACGCGCCGGGCGGCACGCCAGGTGGGATCGAGCTTGATCATGCTTGCTCCAGGCCCTTTTCCAGTGGGGCGGCAGGTGCGTGGATGCTGGAAAACGGCCGGAGAACGCCGCGCGCCCGCAGGCGCCATCCACGCACCCACCATAGCGGAGCGTGCTGGATCTCTCGGTTGCCGGTTTCCAGGCCGGGCTGACTGCTGTCAGCAACTTCATTGTGCTTTCACGACCCGGGCGGCCGCTTCAGCGGTGGTGCGAAGGGGCTCGCCTGCCGCGCCATCCATCCAGGACTGCAGCTCCGCGGCGTTGTACCAGACGAACTTCCCCGCCTTGCGATAGGGTGGCGCCGCGCGACCAAACAGCCGCCCTTCGCACCGCGCCTTCTTCAGCGTGGCGCAGGAACATGGCACGATCGCCCTGGCTGCCCGCTCGTTCAGGAACAGTGTCGATGGATCGATGCCGGCTTCGATCAGCGAGCGAGCTTCAACCATCTCCTTTGCGTATATCATCGCTATACTCCCCAATGGTTACTATTGGGATATTAGCGTCGATCTTCGGAGAACGTAAAGCGTTTATAAATGAGCGAGTTGCGCTCAATTATGCTTATGCGTTGCTTTTATTGATCGCAGATGAGTTTCCGGGAAATCTATGGCATGAGAAAATTTTTCGACCAGGGCACGAGAATGGTCCTGGGCGAGGTGGCCATAGTGCTTCGCGGTGATCTCGATGCTGGCGTGCCCCATGAGTCGGCTGACCGTGAGCAGGTCGGCTCCGCTCATGAGCAGACTCGACGCGAAGTGATGGCGAAGCGTGTAGAGGTCCACGTCGGGGAGCTGGACACCGCCATGGACTGCAACGTGCTGCGCCGACAGGGCCTTAAGCAGTCGCCAGGGCTTTCTCATGACGGTGGAGGACAGTCGTCCGCCGGTACGGCCGGGAAAGACGTATCCCGTCGCCGGCACGCCGCTCTGCTCCCACCAGTCGGTGAGGACTTCAGTGGCGCGTTGAGCGAGCGGAAAAGTTTGTGGATCCGGCTTCTGGTGAGCGGTCTTCTCGATGACCTTGCGGATGTGACGTCGCTTGAGGTCGACATGCTGCCAGAGGAGCCCATGCAGATCGCCCGGCCGGAAGCCGGTGAGGAGCATTGTCAACGTGAAGGGCACAACGAAGTCGACAAACCGCACGGCATCCAGATCGGGGAGATGCGACTTGCCATGCTCGCGGCTGCTCCGCCGCTTCCGGCGCTTCCGCTCCTGGTAGAGCTCGAGCGCGGTTAGTAGCGCGGCCACCTCTCGCCCCTCCAGCCAGCGTCGTTCGGTGCCCGCCGCCTCCAAGGCGTCACCGGTCATCGCCGGACGCTCCAAACCGGTGCCGGCGAGGGGATTGGCCTCTATCACCCCGTCGATCACGGCGCGATTGAGCATCGTGCGGAGGCCACCGTAGGAGCGCTTCAGCGTCTCGAAGGCGAGACCGCCGGCGAGCTGCTCTGCCTGCCACTTCACCACGTCCTCGTGCGAGAGGCTGCCCATCGGGCGATCCAGAAGCGACGCGAACTGCCGGCGGATCCTGTTGACGGTGGCCTTGCCGTCGCGCTTGTGCGTCTCCTGGTACTGGCGGTAGGTGCTCTCCAGGTAGGCGCGGATCGTCTGCTGCTGCGCCTTCACGGCCGCGGCACGGGCGGCGGCCTGGATCTCACGGGGATCGCCTCGCTGGGCTACCGTGGCCGCATGCTGGCGAGCCAGGTCGCGTGCAACGGTCGCGGTGACCACGCCATATCGCCCGATGGTGACGGCCGTGTTCCTTCCGTTGAGACCGCGATAGGCGAAGCGCAGCGACAGGCCGCGCTTGTAGGGCCGAACGTGATAGCCAGGGATCTCGGTATCCCAGACATCGCCGTCTGGCGGCTCCCGGAGCATGCGATTCAGGGCGGTGGCGGTCAGCTTCTCCGAACGGCGCAACGAACACTCCAGGCGGCAAATAGGCGGCAGGTATGGGTCACCATCCGCTTCTATCGTCGCCGCATGGTAACGATCAACTCCCTCTAAGTACCTGAATTGAAATGTTTTCTAGGATCAAACGGGAAAATGCGTGATGTCACGTGTTGCCTGATTGTTCTCGATGTTATGCCCTCCGAAGGCGAAGGTCTCAGGTTCGAATCCTGATGGGTGCGCCATTTATTTTTAAATTCAATCTCTTGCGCCGTTGCCGGCTGGCAGCAGTGCGTGACGATCACGAAAGTGCTACGGAAATAGTCGGGATCGGCGCGCCTTGGCCGCCCATGTCCACTTAACTTCCCAGCCTCACGCATCTTCTACCTTTCAGGAAGCACAAGGTGGGACCTCTGGGACGCGCCTGAAACAGCCGGTTGGGCCAAGTCCTTCTGGATAAACGTGCCGGGTACGGAATTTCGAACTAGCGCATGATGTGTGCGACCAGGTCGAGACAACGAGACGCATACCCCCACTCGTTGTCATACCAGGCAACGATCTTTGTCAGCCCGCCCTCGACCTGCATGCCGGCTGCCCCGTCGACGATCGAGGAATGCGGATTGCCGCGCATGTCAAGGCCCGGTTGCCGCCGATGCGGAAGTCGATGCCGGAGGCTTCGATCAGGGCTTCGACGCGGGGTTCGATCAAGCCCGTCGGTGCCGGCGGCGCTGCGGTCGCCACGTCCTCGGGCAGGTTCTCGCACTGATCGGTGTTGAAGACCGTGAAGCGCTTCAGGAACGGGATTGCCTGGGCATCCTCGCCGGTCTCGCACGCACGCGCTTCTCGTCTTCGGGGAGGAAGCGGTCAGCATAGACCACGGTGGTGCCGCGCTCGCCCTTCACGACATTGCCGCCGAGCGACAGCGCCTGGCGGAAGGTCAGCCATCTCTGGCCGGAGAAGCTGCGCTCGATGACGGCGCCCCACAAGAGCAACACGTTGATCCCGGAATAGGTCCGGCCGGTCGACGCGTTCTTCGGCAGGCCGAGCGGCGCCTTCGCCGCGGCCGTGCTCCATGGCTGGACCCAGGGCACGCGCCCGGCCTCCAACTCAGTGATGATCTTGTCGGTGATTTCGGAATAGAGGTTGGTCCGGTCGCGCTTAGCGCCGGCGTTGCGGTGGTGTCTGGACATCGCGGTTCTCCGCGACGGGCGCCGAAGGCCTCTCCCTCGGCTTCCAACCCGTCACGGCAAACCCGTCCGCACTCTCACTCTCGGGGCGTTGCGGGGTGTCCCCGCAGAAGGGGTCGGCAGAGACGATAGGCTTGGCCGCAGGGGAAGGCCTTCCCCTCCCGGGCTACTTTCCACGTCGCGGTCCATTCGCGTCCTATCCGCGGCGCGTTGGCTTCTAATCAGCCGATCCAATGAGCTCGTTGGTCTTTTCTTCTACCTCTCCATGTGATACAAAACCTCACACTATGGATGTTGAAGTGCAAGAATATGTATCTATGCCTCAGGCCCCATCCCAGCGCGAGATAGCCCGCGGTCTTCTCGCGGGGAGTGGGATTCTGCGCCTTGCAGAACTCAGGAATGCCGGTGTGACCGCCGCAACCGTCAGCCGCATGGAGAAGGATGGTGAGGTCATCCGCCTGGCGCGCGGGCTCTACCAGCTTCCTGATGCAGAACTCGATGCTAACCACAGCCTTGCCGAGGCGGCCAAGCGTTTCCCCAAGGGCGTGATCTGCCTCGTCTCGGCACTCGCCTTTCACGGAATCACGGATCAGCTTCCCAAGAAGGTGTGGATGGCGATCGGCCGGAACGACTGGACCCCAAAGCCGAGCGACATGCCGATACGTGTGCTGCGTTTCTCGGACGATCTGCTTACCGACAGTGTCGAAACCCATGTGATCGAAGGCGTATCGGTAAAGGTGTTCGGCGTGGCAAAGACTATCGCGGACTGCTTCCGCCATCGCGGCAAGATCGGTCTCGCCGTCGCGCTCGAAGGCCTGCAAGAGGCTCTGCGCCAACGCAAAGCCACGCCGGCAGAGATCGCGAGGGCGGCGGATACAGGCGGGGTTGGCACGGTGATCCGCCCCTATCTGGAGGCGCTCACCGCCAATGGCTAAGGAGATCAAGAATATCGGCGCCTCGGTGCGCGCCCGGCTTCTCAACCTCTCCAAGGCGAACGGACAGAGCTTCGATCTGGTGCTCACGCGCTTCGCGCTGGAACGCCTTCTGTTCCGGCTCAGCCAGTCACCGCATGCCGACCGCTTCGTGCTGAAAGGCGCCATGCTCATGATGAGTTGGTTCGACGATCCGCACCGCGGGACGCGCGATCTCGATCTGCTGGGATTCGGCGACCCCGAGCGAAGACGCGATGCTGACGACGTTCCGGGACATCCTGTCGCGGGATGTCGAAGACGGCGTCGTGTTCGATCCGGACAAGCTGCGTGTCGATCGTATTCGCGAAGAACTCGACTATGGCGGTCTCCGGTTGCGTGCGATCGCTTCGGTCGGCGGCGCCCGGATCAATCTGACAATCGACATCGGCTTTGGCGATGCGGTGGAGCCTGGGGCGGAAGTCGTCGACTACCCCGTCATGCTCGATCTCCCCGCGCCGAGGCTGCGCGCCTATGCGCGAGAGGCAGTCATCGCCGAGAAATTCCAGGCGATGGTGGCGCTTGGGCGGGCGAACAGCCGGATGAAGGACTTCTACGACATCTGGATCCTCAGCCGATCGTTCACCTTCGATGATGATAGGCTCGCACAGGCGATTGCCGCGACCTTCGCGCGGCGAAAGACGGCGATACCGACCGATCTGCCCGATGCGCTCACGCCGGCATTCGCAGCGGACGAACAGAAACAGAAGCAATGGCGCGCCTTTGTCGAGGATGTTGCGGTTGATCCAGGACCTCTTGCGCCAGTTCTTGAGGATCTCACTGGCTTTTTGATGCCGTGTGCCGATCAAGCGAAGGGCCTCGATCGAAAGTGACGACATAAAAGCAGGCCGCGCGAAACGCTTATGGAGAGATCCGCTGCGTTATTGCCCGAAGCACATTCGCGAGACCAGACAAGACCTCAGTTGCTGCGTTCTTGCCATGTCCGAACCAGTGCCATGCAATTAGCCCGCGCCTGCATCCGCGATGCGCCCGCTTTTCGTCGCCCCGTCAACCGGCTCGAGACTGAAACTCGCGCACGAAACTGCGTCTGATTGCCATGCAGTTATTTGCAGTCACACATCCAATTCGTAAGTGAAAACTGCGATGTGCGGAATAGCGGGTTTCTGCCAAAAAGTGCTTCTAAGAAATTGACATAATGAATATTTTGCCGTAGCTGTTTGTTGCGGACAGCTTTCACAATCCGTGTAGGCGGCCGCTTTCGGCTACAAGTGCCGGAAAATGCGAGACAAACCCAACGAATGTGGCCAACGGAACGGTTTATGCAAAAGGGTGAGCATTCACGGGCGACTCAGGGTGCGATCTGTGCACTTTTGGTCCCGTGTTCCAGTCGAAAGAAGGTGCATCCCAGCCTGAATGCGCGAGCAGTTTCTCTTCCTATCTTAGACCAGTACTGTCTGGAAACTACATGGATTGAACGGCTACATTCGCTCCCAGTCGCTAGCCGCGCAGGTGAACTTTATGGCGGCCGCGGATTCCAGTTGGCGCTTCGGGCTTCGCAGATATCAGAAGCGCCGCTGTACGCGATTTCTGCCGGTCTTGGGCTTGTAGCCATTGAGCGCTCCATTCCCGCCTATGGCGTAACCGTAAGCGGAAAGGGGCCGGAAAGCATTGTGGCGCGCATCGATGACCGCTTCGATCCCGCATCCTGGTGGTCTGCAGTCAGTCACGGGCCGTATTCCACGCCTATGACACATGTATTTTCGGACAAAGACTCTGGGTGTGTAGTCATGGCACTCAGCCAGTCCTACGCGCGAATGCTGGCATCAAGCTTAGATACCCTGTCGAATTCAGTCATCGCCAGATTACGCATTGTTGGCGCCAATCTTAAGTCGATTTTGCCATCCAGGGTTTCACCGAGTTTGTTGCCCTATGATGAGCGTCTTCAGGCCATCTTGCCTGGGACCCGGGCCGACTTCTCTCAGCGAGCGTTACTGCATTTCGTCCAATCGGGCCTGGAGGAGCGCCCTGACGGTGATGCGGCAGCCCATCGTGATTGGGTTATATCGACGCTTTCCAGGAAAAAGGCCCCAGTACAGCGGCAACGGCAACGTCTCCGGGACGAGGATATCCTGGCTCTTATCCAGCAACACCTGCCGCGGACAAAGGGGATCGGGCGCTTGCTTCGTGTGCTCCGCGACCGTGAGGGGGTTGCCTGTGAGCAGGCTCGCTTTTCGCGTCTTTATCGTGAGGCAACAGGTGAAGGGGGGCTTGTATGAGAGTTGGCAGGCATGATCAGGCATCGATGTTGACCGTCCGCGCATTGCGTACGCAGCAGGCCGATGGGATCGATATTTATTCGTTCTTCGTGCCTGGCGCAGATTTGCTGCGCATCGCCGAGATCAGCAGGATACACCGAAACTCTGATGGCTCGCTGCACGGTTTCCAGCGCAAGCAGATCCGCAACCATGTCCGGTCCATCGTCGAGTTTCTCGATCAGGGTGCAGTCCTTTTCCCAAACGCGATCATCCTGGCGATTTCCCCGCAAGCAGTTTTTACCCAGAGCAGGGGCAGCAAGCCGGAAGGCGACGTTGGCGCTTCCCAATCAGGCACCTTGCGCGTTCCTATTCCGGAAGATGGAAGCAAGGCGGCCTGGATTGTCGATGGTCAACAGCGCTCGATTGCCCTTGCTGAGGCAAAGAACAAGAGCTTCCCTGTTCCCGTCGTCGCCTTCGTTTCCGAGGAACTGGCCGTTCACCGTGAGCAGTTCATCCTGGTCAATAAGGCACGCCCACTGCCGCCGCGACTGATTAACGAACTGCTTCCGGAAGTCGAAGTTGCGCTCCCCCGCGATCTGGCGCCTCGCCGCATCCCCAGTGCGATCGTCAATCTGCTCGCAACCGCGCCGGATTCGCCCTTTCGTGGCCTCGTTAGCCGCGTTTCGGACGAAAATGCGGACGCTGTCATTGTCGACACCGCGCTGATCAAGATGGTGCGCAACAGCATCAGCAGCCCCTTGGGAGTTTTGGCTCCATACAAGGCTTCTTCTTCGCAGGACGCGGATTGCGCGGCTATGGTTCGTCTGTTGAATGCGTTCTGGGGGGCGGTCGCCGAGGTGTTTCCTGAAGCGTGGGGCAAGCGGCCGACCCAAAGTCGACTGATGCATTCTGCCGGCATAGAGGCGATGGGCTTTCTGATGGATCGTGTGATGGCGCGCGCGCCTGGCAACGGAGATATGCGCCGTCATGCCCAAGAAGCGCTCTTTCGCATTGCGCCCTACTGTTGCTGGACTAGTGGGCGTTGGCCGGACATCGACCGTGACTGGAATGACATCCAGAACGTCGGCCGTGACATCAGGCTGCTTTCCGACCAGTTGGCACGTCTCGATCACGCACATTCTATGGCGAAGGTCGCGTAATGAAGTTCGTATTTGCCGATAGTCTCGATTTTGTCGATCCCGCCTACGATTTCATTGCTGATCGTAACGGAGCAGGACGAACGATACATCGTGACGACCAGTTCCCACACGAGTTCCTCGATACCTCCCCTTACGACGGTATCCTCGTTTCTCGCGGTATTGTTGGCGACGCGCTGATTCCGGGAAAATACACAGAAGCTCAATTGATGCGGTTCAGGCGCGAAGGGGCCCGACGCTTCCTGCGCTACTCGCGCGAGCAATTTCCAGACAGCATGATGATGGGCGATTGCGGTGCGTTCACCTACCGTAATATGCCCGAACCCCCGTATCGCGCCCAGGATACGGTCGAGTTCTACGGTGACGGCGACTTCAGCCATGGTTGTTCGCCGGATCATCTTATCTTCGATTTCGATGATCAGGATGCGGAGCGATCAGAGAAGGAAATCCCGGAGGATATCCGCATCCGCTTCGAGATTACTCAACAGAATGCAGCAGAGTTCCTGCGCGAAGCCAAGTCTCTTGGACGTCGCTTCGTTCCCATGGGTGTGATCCAGGGATGGTCAGCGCCGAGCATGGCTCAGGCGGCGCTCAACCTTGCCAAGATGGGTTATGTCTATCTGGCAATCGGTGGCACAGTTCCGCTCAGAATCGAGCAGATAAGACGCGCCCTGGCGGCGATTCGTGAGGTGCTGCCAAAGCAGGTTCGGCTGCATCTTCTCGGCTTTGGCAAGATCGAACACCTCGCCGATCTCGAGCGATATGGCGTCACCAGTTTTGATACGACATCACCGCTGGTTCGCGCGTTCAAGGACTCCCGCAAGAATTACTGGGCACGCAGTAAAGCTGGCGAGCTTTCTTATTACACCGCAATCCGTATTCCGCAGGCGACTGAGAACAATCGGCTAAAGGTCAAAGCGTTGCAGGGTCGCTTGGATCAGGAAGAAGCCCGCCAACTTGAAGCTACGGCGCTTAACGGCGTCCGGCGTTTGGCCTGCCGCGAGATCGACGTTGAAGATGCTCTCGATGCGGTGATGGCCTATTGGGAGAAACTCAATTGGAATGACGAGGCCTCTCCATCCAAGCGGGTACAAGCGCTTGATCGGCAGCGCCGCATTTACGCGCAGACGCTCCAGGATCGGCCATGGGAAGGTTGCGATTGTCGCGTTTGTCGCGAAGGCGGCGTCGAAGCGCTGATCTTCAGAAACTCAAATCGAAACAAAAGGCGAGGAATGCACAATTTGCATGTCTTTTATAAGCATTTGCAGGATTTCCGGGCGGACGCGGTATGAGTTCCCCGCATATTCTCCATTTTGACGTTGTCGCGCCGCGCCAGAGCGAGAGCCTCCCCGTTTTCACTTTCGCCGCGCGTGCTCGGGACGTCGAACGTTTTGCCCGCATCGAGCGAGCAGGACGGGACGATTCCGGTACTCTGCGCGGCTTCCAGCGTCCGCAGATTGCCGGTCATATTCGGGAAATCCGTGATTATCTTGAAAAGCCCGGAGCAATCCTGCCCAACCCGATCATTGTTGCATTCACGCATTCAGCAAGCCTGGAGTCAGGCCCGTCACATGATGGCGTTGAGGGCCGGTTCGGGCGGTTGGCGATCGACGTATCAAATGGTGCGCCGGGATGGATCGTCGATGGTCAGCAGCGCTTCACCGCCCTGAGGGATTTGCATGGGAGCGATTTTGAAGTCCTGGTTTCGGGTTTTATCTGCGATTGTCTTGAAGAGCTACAAAAGCAATTCATCCTTATCAATAACACGCGTCCGCTACCTAAGGCGCTGGTCTACGAGTTGCTGCCTCAGGTAAGCGACCTGCCTCCGCGAATGTCTAATCGCAGCCAAGCTGCATTGATGACGGAGGCGCTGAATTACCGGGAAGGCTCGGCGCTGCGGGGCATGATCAAGCAGCAGACGAACCCGAAAGGCATAATTCGAGACACTGTCATTCAGCGATTGCTCATGAACTCCATAAGCGACGGCGTACTGCGTCTTTACGCTGACGATGACCGATTGCTGCTCGATCGTGGCGTCAATTTCGTCAGTGAGTTCTTCCATGCGGTCAGACATGTCTTTTCCGAGGATTGGGAGGACAAGACGCCGAAAACATCCCGGTTGGTGCATGGCGCCGGTATCATCGCGATGGGTTACGTAATGGAGACAGTGCACGTTCTGACCGGTGCCGAAGATCGCGATGCCTTCGCTCGGGGATTGCGGCATCTGAAGGGTCGAACGGCCTGGAGTTCAGGGGAATGGGCGTTCGGAGACGAGCGTCGTCGCTGGAACGGCCTGCAGAACGTCCCCGCCGATATCAGGCAGCTATCGTTGCACCTCGTCCAGGAACTGCGGCGCGCCATTCCACGCAACGAGGAGGTGAGTTGAACGGTGGCCTACGCTGTCAAGGAAATGTTCTGCACCTTGCAGGGCGAAGGCCGACACGCCGGACGAGCGGCAGTTTTTTGCCGCTTTGCGGGTTGCAATCTCTGGTCAGGGCGTGAGGCCGATCGACCGAAGGCTGTCTGCCAGTTCTGCGATACGGATTTTGTCGGAGTTGATGGTGACGGTGGTGGTCGATTTGTAACAGCACCTGAACTTGCCGAGGCAGTAGCCCTGAAATGGCAATCTGCGCATGGCCAACACCGTTTCGTGGTGCTGACCGGCGGCGAGCCACTGCTTCAGATTGATGCGCCGCTGGTCGAAGCCCTGCATAGCGAGGGCTTCGAGATCGCAATCGAGACCAATGGTACACTGACGCCGCCCGACGGTATCGACTGGATTAGCGTCAGTCCGAAAGCCGGCGCTCCGCTAGAACTTTTGCGCGGCAACGAACTCAAGCTGGTCTTTCCACAAGCCGGAGCCGAGCCGGAACGGTTCGAGGCACTCGCTTTCGATCATTTCCTGCTCCAGCCAATGGACGGACCGGACGTCGCCCGCAACACACAGGCGGCGGTGGCGTACTGCCTGGCTAATCCGCGGTGGCAACTCAGTCTTCAGACGCACAAGCAGTTAGGAATCCGATGAAGATCACCCAGGCCTTCACCTTCGAGGCAGCTCATCGACTGCCCAACGTACCCGAGACACATCGTTGTCATCGGATGCACGGACATTCCTATCGGGTCGAACTGCGACTTGAAGGCCCCGTCGATCCTCGCTCGGGCTTCGTTATCGATTTCTTCGACGTAGAGGCCGCATTCGGTCCTCTGCTGGAACGACTT contains these protein-coding regions:
- a CDS encoding helix-turn-helix transcriptional regulator, which encodes MRGCQGHSETSEVNPMIHSDSIKRTKAAAAYIGVSLSTLKNLRKREEFPPPIRLSTNAIGWKTEDLDAWLEIRRGQK
- a CDS encoding integrase family protein, which encodes MRRSEKLTATALNRMLREPPDGDVWDTEIPGYHVRPYKRGLSLRFAYRGLNGRNTAVTIGRYGVVTATVARDLARQHAATVAQRGDPREIQAAARAAAVKAQQQTIRAYLESTYRQYQETHKRDGKATVNRIRRQFASLLDRPMGSLSHEDVVKWQAEQLAGGLAFETLKRSYGGLRTMLNRAVIDGVIEANPLAGTGLERPAMTGDALEAAGTERRWLEGREVAALLTALELYQERKRRKRRSSREHGKSHLPDLDAVRFVDFVVPFTLTMLLTGFRPGDLHGLLWQHVDLKRRHIRKVIEKTAHQKPDPQTFPLAQRATEVLTDWWEQSGVPATGYVFPGRTGGRLSSTVMRKPWRLLKALSAQHVAVHGGVQLPDVDLYTLRHHFASSLLMSGADLLTVSRLMGHASIEITAKHYGHLAQDHSRALVEKFSHAIDFPETHLRSIKATHKHN
- a CDS encoding type IV toxin-antitoxin system AbiEi family antitoxin domain-containing protein, coding for MPQAPSQREIARGLLAGSGILRLAELRNAGVTAATVSRMEKDGEVIRLARGLYQLPDAELDANHSLAEAAKRFPKGVICLVSALAFHGITDQLPKKVWMAIGRNDWTPKPSDMPIRVLRFSDDLLTDSVETHVIEGVSVKVFGVAKTIADCFRHRGKIGLAVALEGLQEALRQRKATPAEIARAADTGGVGTVIRPYLEALTANG
- the dbpB gene encoding DGQHR domain-containing protein DpdB, with translation MLTVRALRTQQADGIDIYSFFVPGADLLRIAEISRIHRNSDGSLHGFQRKQIRNHVRSIVEFLDQGAVLFPNAIILAISPQAVFTQSRGSKPEGDVGASQSGTLRVPIPEDGSKAAWIVDGQQRSIALAEAKNKSFPVPVVAFVSEELAVHREQFILVNKARPLPPRLINELLPEVEVALPRDLAPRRIPSAIVNLLATAPDSPFRGLVSRVSDENADAVIVDTALIKMVRNSISSPLGVLAPYKASSSQDADCAAMVRLLNAFWGAVAEVFPEAWGKRPTQSRLMHSAGIEAMGFLMDRVMARAPGNGDMRRHAQEALFRIAPYCCWTSGRWPDIDRDWNDIQNVGRDIRLLSDQLARLDHAHSMAKVA
- the dpdA gene encoding tRNA-guanine transglycosylase DpdA, translating into MKFVFADSLDFVDPAYDFIADRNGAGRTIHRDDQFPHEFLDTSPYDGILVSRGIVGDALIPGKYTEAQLMRFRREGARRFLRYSREQFPDSMMMGDCGAFTYRNMPEPPYRAQDTVEFYGDGDFSHGCSPDHLIFDFDDQDAERSEKEIPEDIRIRFEITQQNAAEFLREAKSLGRRFVPMGVIQGWSAPSMAQAALNLAKMGYVYLAIGGTVPLRIEQIRRALAAIREVLPKQVRLHLLGFGKIEHLADLERYGVTSFDTTSPLVRAFKDSRKNYWARSKAGELSYYTAIRIPQATENNRLKVKALQGRLDQEEARQLEATALNGVRRLACREIDVEDALDAVMAYWEKLNWNDEASPSKRVQALDRQRRIYAQTLQDRPWEGCDCRVCREGGVEALIFRNSNRNKRRGMHNLHVFYKHLQDFRADAV
- the dbpB gene encoding DGQHR domain-containing protein DpdB; its protein translation is MSSPHILHFDVVAPRQSESLPVFTFAARARDVERFARIERAGRDDSGTLRGFQRPQIAGHIREIRDYLEKPGAILPNPIIVAFTHSASLESGPSHDGVEGRFGRLAIDVSNGAPGWIVDGQQRFTALRDLHGSDFEVLVSGFICDCLEELQKQFILINNTRPLPKALVYELLPQVSDLPPRMSNRSQAALMTEALNYREGSALRGMIKQQTNPKGIIRDTVIQRLLMNSISDGVLRLYADDDRLLLDRGVNFVSEFFHAVRHVFSEDWEDKTPKTSRLVHGAGIIAMGYVMETVHVLTGAEDRDAFARGLRHLKGRTAWSSGEWAFGDERRRWNGLQNVPADIRQLSLHLVQELRRAIPRNEEVS
- the queE gene encoding 7-carboxy-7-deazaguanine synthase; translated protein: MAYAVKEMFCTLQGEGRHAGRAAVFCRFAGCNLWSGREADRPKAVCQFCDTDFVGVDGDGGGRFVTAPELAEAVALKWQSAHGQHRFVVLTGGEPLLQIDAPLVEALHSEGFEIAIETNGTLTPPDGIDWISVSPKAGAPLELLRGNELKLVFPQAGAEPERFEALAFDHFLLQPMDGPDVARNTQAAVAYCLANPRWQLSLQTHKQLGIR
- the queD gene encoding 6-carboxytetrahydropterin synthase QueD, whose translation is MKITQAFTFEAAHRLPNVPETHRCHRMHGHSYRVELRLEGPVDPRSGFVIDFFDVEAAFGPLLERLDHYCLNDIEGLENPTAENIAAWIWDRVKPILPQTSSVKVFETPNCWAEYEG